tgctgtatttgcaatctactgcctaatattttccaattgagtcccatattgacatgaacttcgaatatatctgtttagagaagttcggggttggggggcccgctgggtacttggaggtaaattttaataccgtatTCGTTTTCCGGTCtccaagacctttcatttgatacccttatagtgcccatcggaccactttcagaTGTGAGtgtcgtttttggggtaagggggagggtccacctccacccaatatctaaaaattatataatatatatattatatgtttccttccaaacaatcaaacgtacacaatctatcaaaattttaagaaaatcggttcagccaaatatcgtatagtcataatgggtctaatggcgtttttgtggggtggagtgaccctctatacttcaatctgattttgtatgccagatttgaaatctactcccgaataccttttatttgagccccatattgaaatgaacgtccgatatatctgtttgggggagttttggggtaaggggtagggtccgtcccccttccgataccaaaaattatataaactatgtttccttccagaccaacctacacagcatgcgaaaatttcgagaaaatcggttctgccgtttttcagtctatacggaacaaacaaaccgagtcccatatatctgtgattggctaatgtgcccgttTTGGGCGTTGGGTGGgagtgaccccttatacttcgacatgaatttgtatgacccatattgtcccgatggggccacttttatttttgggtagtacttttgggtaaaggggagggtccgcccccccacCCCCCCTCACTATCATTTCTAaattgacagatataccagagTGAACTTGGTAAAACTTCGTTTCAACCTTCCTGTATTAGattatttctattaaaaaacaTTGCCTTAACAACAAAGCAttttatgacagctttatcctcATATAGTCCTATCTGCCCATACCAGACACTGATAGCGAAATGTCTACTACAGTTCAATGTTCCATATTTCAGCTAGATCTGGtattaaatgtgcctttataACGCAATCCTAATTAGTGAGAATGGTATATGTGGTAGCTTTATCAAATTATAGATCGATCCGAATGTCGGGGAATCTAATATTtctctatgatacaaattgtaagaaaatcggataataaatgcctcttctttgggctcaaaatcttagttcgggagatcactttatatggtagatatatcaaCATATAGATCATATCCGTCAAGAATGTCGAGGAATCTAATACATCTCTCTGGaaacatttcaatcaaatcggctaataaatgcgacttttaatgACTCAAAATCTTAAAGAGGAACATCGGTCtttatggtctgatctggatcgTATTGGGCAATAATATGTTAGGGCTTATGGAGCTTAGACTTGAGTCGGAAAGCATTGATTGATAAAAGAGAATTTATCCCATTGTTTcttaatgtaaaatttcatcaaaatcgcctAATAGATGCTCATCTTGTGATCTAAAGAACttatatcgacagatcggtctatatgccagctaaagggtgatttttttgaggttaggattttcatgcattagtatttgacagatcacgtgggatttcagacatggtgtcaaagagaaagatgctcagtatgctttgacatttcatcatgaatagacttactaacgagcaacgcttgcaaatcattgaattttattaccaaaatcagtgttcggttcgaaatgtgttcaaattttgacaaattttgttcagcgatgaggctcatttctggttgaatggctacgtaaataagcaaatttatatccaattttataTCGAAATcaaatttatatccaaataaggtccaTAGGATTTGTTCAAGAGCATGATTACAGGCAGTATTTTAAGGTCGGAAAAGGATGTTtggttgtgttgcaaacgaaataaaaaaagaatattcccCCTATTCTATAGTTGTGGGTTTAAAGACGAATGGAACTAGTCTAACCAGAGAGTACGTCTCCTAAGCGTTTACCTAAGTTTTAAGTTTTCTATACTAGTGCAAAAGTACAGACATGGATTCACCCGTTATCCTGCATCTTCTACAGAAGGGGCAATGATAAAAAAGTGATTGACCATTGTCACCTCGTCCCCAGATCAACCCAACAGAGATTTACAGGCTTCTTAGCATCTTTGTCTTAGTTTATGGAACGCATATTCCTGACTATCTCAATATACTGGTGATCCTCGCTGCAGTCTATCTCGAAGCACTCCTCTTTGGTCCAAACATCAGATCATCCCAGCAGAGCTTTATAGCCTTCCCTAtggtttgaaaaattctttgcaTCTTTGCCTAAGTTTGAGGAACGCAGATTCTCCACTATCTTAGTATACTGGCGATTCTCTTTACAATCTATATCGAAGCACTCCCCTTTAGTCCAATCATCAGATCATCCCAGCAGTGCTTTACAGCCTTCCTTattgtttgaaaaattctttgcaTCTTTGCCTTAGTTTGAGGAACGCAGATTCTTCACTATCTTAATATACTGGCGATTCTCTTTACAATCTATCTCGAAGCAATCCTCTTTGGTCCAAATATCAGATCATCTTAGCAGAGCATTACAGCCTTCCTTAtggtttgaaaaaatatttgcatctTTGCTTAAGTTTGAGGAAAGAAGATTCTCGACTACCTCAATATACTGGCGATCCTCGTTGCAGTTTATCTCGAAGCACACCTCTTTGGTCCAAATATCAGATCATCCCAGCAGAGCTTTAAAGCCTTCCTTAtggtttgaaaaattctttgcaTCTTTGCCTTAGTTTGAGGAACGCAGATTCTCCACTATCTTAATATACTGGCGATTCTCTTTACAATCTATCTCGAAGCAACCCTCTTTGGTCCAAATATCAGATCATCCCAGCAGAGCTTTACAGTCTTCCTTAtggtttgaaaaattctttgcaTCTTTGTCTAAGTTTTAAGAACGCAGATTCTCGACTAACTCAATATACTGGTGATTCTCGCTGCAGTCTATCTCGAAGCACACCCCTCTGTGGTACAAATATTAGATCATCGTAATAGAGCTTTACAGTCTTCCTTAtggtttgaaaaattttttgcatcttTGTCTAGGTTTGAGGAACGCATATTCCCGACTTTCTCAATAAACTGGTGATCCTCGCTGCAGTCTATCTCGAATCGCTCCTTTTTGGTCCAAACATCAGATCATCCCAGCACAGCTTTACAGTCTTCCTAAtggtttgaaaaattctttgcaTCTTCGTCTAAGTTTAAGAAACGCAGATTCTCGACTGCAGTCGATTCTCGTTACAGTCTATTTCGAAGCAATCCTCTTTGCTCCAAATATCAGATCATTCCAGCAGAGCTTAACAGCCTTCCTTAtggttttaaaaattctttgcgTCTTTGTCTAAGTTAAAGGAACGCAGCACCCTTTTTTGGTTGGAGGGAGCAGTAGTCCAGGGCTACAAAGTTAAATCAAAAGTCTCATTGCTTGTCTATACATTGAATTATATTTGTTTTGTGTACATACTTGTTAATATAAGTGTTTTAACTATTTATTTGAGGAAAACTATATTACAACATGGAGCAAACTGTTTGTCCTTTTCCTTAATGTAGTGTTCATAAGCtaaattgcaatttgcaatattacAAGACTGTATTGTCACTATACTAGCTGAAGTAATATTCTTAATTTCTTGATTTCAAACTAATGATGTGGCATAACAAAGCCCTTGTTCTCCATTAGACAAGCTGTTATTTTGAAAGCAGTATCACAATCATTCGAACCTGAAGCGCTCTTACATTTGTCGGCTATTTTAGGTATATCCTCCAAATGATCCTTTATCAGAGGATTTTTTTGACTCATTTCAACAAAATGATCCACATTAAAAGATCCATTTTTAAATAGGTCTTTCTTTTCCATAACGCACTTCAAATGACATTTAAATGCTTCACTAGGATTCGGATTTAAGTTTCCAGCAAGGGCTTTCTCTTTATCATCCTGAGTAATGGGGAATTCTTTTTGGCAACTTTCcaatatagctttaaaattttccacgtagtcGGCCTGGATTAAAAAGTAAGAAACTAAATCGACACAATTGCATATCTAAACAGTTTACCTTTATTGGAATAACGGCTAACAAAACACATGTAAAACAAAAGTATACCACTTTCATAATGATTGGCTTAGTGCGAGTGATAAGTTTTGGATATTAAAGTCgaataaaaatattgttattGTTAAGGCGACATTTATTGGTATTTATACAAAAATGGTCAGCCATGAATAGTAACAGTGTTAATGAAAAAACGTTTACTTCTTTTTGCTGGTTAAACGAATTAATTGtacttaaatatatatttatatataattataaCTTTTATTGCTTGTAATAATgctatttaatatttaaaatccATTGGTTCAACGAACACAAAATAATATCGAAGGTGCACAATACTAGCGAGTGATTTAGTAGTGGCAAATATGCAACATTTGGGAATAACAgcgcacatttttaaaaaacgTTGAAGAGTGATATCTCCGAAAAATGGTAGAACACATATCAGCATTTCATCAAGGGTTAAGGTATACACTACACTCATATGGATTATGGCTAGGAAAGCCTGGGTTTGAAACCTGAAGAGAACATCAAaatgccggcgacatttgtcaggtactatcccatgtaaaaacttttttccaaagatgtttcgcactgcgacacgcagtttggactcggctataaaaaagaggtcccttatcattgagcttaaatcttgAATCGGTTTGCCTTTGTTACCAAATGGGAATTTTACCGGGAGTGAAGAaacggtctaaatgacagcctTTTTAATATGTCAACAGAGTTGAACCAAATTACCCATGGAAATTTATGCGTTAAACGCAATGTAATGttcttaattttaataaaatcaaaccAAAATGCCTTTTAGacctcaaaaattttaatgtatttttgtCTATACGGAAGAAACACGAAAAAATAAAGCGTTTGGGATATTTTTACGATAAACAccttgcatctccgatcattgagctcgtctcaaaagtgAAACAAACTAAGATTGTAAAATTGAATGATCTTCGCctaaacaggcaaaaaacttgaaaaattaaaaattcgacaga
The genomic region above belongs to Stomoxys calcitrans chromosome 5, idStoCalc2.1, whole genome shotgun sequence and contains:
- the LOC106090260 gene encoding general odorant-binding protein 56h-like — encoded protein: MKVVYFCFTCVLLAVIPIKADYVENFKAILESCQKEFPITQDDKEKALAGNLNPNPSEAFKCHLKCVMEKKDLFKNGSFNVDHFVEMSQKNPLIKDHLEDIPKIADKCKSASGSNDCDTAFKITACLMENKGFVMPHH